Proteins from one Corallococcus exiguus genomic window:
- a CDS encoding sensor histidine kinase translates to MLRRWTFAQRVGAGLSVCLLAGLILLATLVSTAHTLTVDDGAVLHHASDILSGLLGLGALVALVVVLRNALGPMHAEAVQSEQRLHLFMDGVSDYALCFLEPDGTVSCWSTGAERLTGWTSSDIVGQRVEVLHVPDAVAHGLPASHRERAARERRLQAEGWRIRKDGSRFWAETLLTALYTEGGTLQGFAEVTRDITERKRTERMQALLAEAGRVLQPQAGAKELGNALTRLCVPEIADACVLYLPDGQGGVRPGAVTCADAATQARLWEPLLRRPSQDEPGPARVMHTGRAERFAEVDPDRLPSSVSDSTCAELWRALGVRSALSVPLVVDNRVLGALCLLSTRPHRHYGAVDQAFLEELSARAALALDNARLLAATQNALELIGVAAHDLGTPLSSLQLRLRRVRLQCAPANAEDPRLREGLLLAEDETKRLGQLVHNLLDLSRLSGGRLVLEARPMDLAELAHEVTARHEDQAAAAGCALTVHARDAARGRWDRQRLDRVLTNLVSNALKFGRGQPVEVHVNVDEDSHRVQMSVRDHGAGIPAEAQQRLFTRFERVTTDSRAPGFGLGLYIVRQLVEAHGGTIRVHSRLGEGSEFTVELPFTLEAQEEVGKSIRI, encoded by the coding sequence ATGCTGCGACGTTGGACCTTCGCTCAGCGGGTCGGGGCAGGTCTGTCCGTATGCCTTCTGGCCGGACTCATCCTGCTTGCCACCCTTGTGTCCACGGCCCACACGCTGACGGTGGACGACGGGGCCGTCCTCCATCACGCCTCCGACATCCTCTCCGGCCTGCTGGGCCTGGGCGCCCTGGTCGCGCTGGTGGTGGTGCTGCGCAACGCGCTGGGCCCCATGCACGCGGAAGCCGTGCAGAGTGAACAGCGGTTGCACCTGTTCATGGATGGCGTGAGCGACTACGCGCTGTGCTTCCTGGAGCCGGATGGCACGGTGTCCTGCTGGAGCACGGGCGCGGAGCGGCTCACCGGATGGACGTCCTCCGACATCGTGGGCCAGCGCGTGGAGGTGCTGCACGTGCCGGACGCGGTGGCGCACGGCCTGCCCGCCTCCCACCGCGAGCGGGCCGCGCGCGAGCGGCGCCTGCAGGCGGAGGGCTGGCGGATCCGCAAGGACGGCTCGCGCTTCTGGGCGGAGACGCTGCTCACCGCGCTCTACACGGAAGGCGGCACGCTGCAGGGCTTCGCGGAGGTGACGCGCGACATCACCGAGCGCAAGCGCACCGAGCGCATGCAGGCGTTGCTCGCGGAGGCGGGACGCGTGCTGCAGCCGCAGGCCGGCGCCAAGGAGCTGGGAAACGCGCTCACCCGCCTGTGCGTGCCGGAGATCGCTGACGCGTGCGTGCTCTACCTGCCGGACGGTCAGGGCGGCGTGCGCCCCGGCGCGGTGACGTGCGCGGACGCGGCCACCCAGGCGCGGCTGTGGGAGCCGCTGTTGCGCAGGCCCTCGCAGGACGAGCCCGGCCCCGCGCGCGTCATGCACACCGGCCGCGCCGAGCGCTTCGCGGAGGTGGATCCAGACCGGCTGCCCTCCTCCGTCAGCGACAGCACCTGCGCGGAGCTGTGGCGCGCGCTGGGCGTGCGCTCCGCGCTGAGCGTGCCGCTCGTCGTGGACAACCGCGTGCTGGGCGCGCTGTGCCTGCTGTCCACCCGGCCCCACCGCCACTACGGCGCGGTGGACCAGGCCTTCCTGGAGGAGCTGTCCGCGCGCGCCGCGCTGGCGCTGGACAACGCCCGCCTGCTGGCGGCGACGCAGAACGCGCTGGAGCTCATTGGCGTGGCGGCGCACGACCTGGGCACTCCGCTCAGCTCGCTGCAGCTGCGCCTGCGCCGCGTGCGCCTGCAGTGCGCGCCCGCGAACGCGGAGGACCCACGCCTGCGCGAAGGGCTGCTGCTGGCCGAGGATGAGACGAAGCGGCTGGGGCAGCTGGTGCACAACCTGCTGGACCTGTCGCGCCTGTCCGGCGGCCGGCTGGTGCTGGAGGCCCGGCCCATGGACCTGGCGGAGCTGGCGCACGAGGTGACCGCCCGCCACGAGGACCAGGCCGCCGCCGCCGGCTGCGCCCTCACCGTCCACGCCCGCGACGCGGCCCGCGGCCGCTGGGACCGCCAACGCCTGGACCGCGTCCTCACCAACCTGGTCAGCAACGCCCTCAAGTTCGGCCGGGGCCAGCCGGTGGAGGTGCATGTGAACGTGGATGAGGACTCACACCGGGTCCAGATGTCGGTGCGGGACCACGGCGCCGGCATCCCTGCCGAGGCGCAGCAGCGCCTGTTCACCCGCTTCGAGCGGGTCACGACGGACAGCCGCGCGCCGGGCTTCGGCCTGGGTCTCTACATCGTCCGCCAGCTCGTCGAAGCCCACGGCGGCACCATCCGCGTCCACTCCCGGCTGGGAGAAGGCTCGGAGTTCACGGTCGAACTCCCGTTCACCCTGGAAGCACAGGAGGAAGTGGGAAAATCGATTCGAATATGA
- a CDS encoding cytochrome c3 family protein, whose product MAGTDTIRERCSRTSPHLFTAGRASLLATLASLTVACGGPESTELESSANVEPQLAVQGQDLSLGDILGGGNREPAVGLALEVDNGKGVPIKVKAGQSFWVNQIDLRASITASKDEGVDGLRQNSDFLAIGWSGVRLADQEFVGLSNPDGTFTRRRFYRDAAWMKATSLFTVEPVDSRGVLTGAPVLLNIGSDDTRRTERDDFFIRRMRAIQWTRDCRSLTDCNGARAYEEEALVELRNAYDHAKKQTLTFNSRTAGLRLRWSLRPFAPYYIPVTQVSQPEFSYGFGIDIKPVTAPRKDGTYAPGSDVTFQMTLKDGKGKRLHKAGSLPTYNEVAPPGAPGSPGGIQYYQAFFNPTTTYYRRKHQERMMMTQLIGPAQDIQPIRTIVDLEAFLDDSQDVQTIATPARDGVYAQFMTFPPANKLFGGAFFPNDGRWDAPVSDTWTYTLPADVKPGTYLVTAKARRNYLGEDIPASRTIEIQVGTKTHTSAALTTGPCNTCHSKGGDLGEVLHANDNRAACASCHAPLGFELEGPIFVRTHFIHSRSNRFDAPLEKCSSCHLKQETTQRTSKAACLSCHKSYPESHVAKFGPIESMYVGGGRESFQQCTGSCHKTHPGAGF is encoded by the coding sequence ATGGCTGGAACTGACACGATTCGGGAGCGGTGTTCTCGCACTTCCCCCCACCTGTTCACGGCGGGCCGCGCGAGCCTGCTGGCGACGCTCGCCAGCCTGACGGTGGCGTGCGGTGGTCCGGAGTCCACGGAGCTGGAGTCCTCCGCCAACGTGGAGCCGCAGCTCGCGGTCCAGGGCCAGGACCTGTCGCTGGGCGACATCCTGGGCGGCGGCAACCGCGAGCCGGCCGTGGGCCTGGCGCTGGAGGTGGACAACGGCAAGGGCGTGCCCATCAAGGTGAAGGCCGGCCAGAGCTTCTGGGTGAACCAGATTGACCTGCGCGCCTCCATCACCGCGTCGAAGGACGAGGGCGTGGACGGCCTGCGCCAGAACAGCGACTTCCTGGCCATCGGGTGGTCGGGTGTGCGCCTGGCGGACCAGGAGTTCGTGGGCCTGTCGAACCCGGACGGCACCTTCACCCGCCGCCGCTTCTACCGTGACGCCGCGTGGATGAAGGCGACCAGCCTCTTCACGGTGGAGCCGGTGGACTCCCGCGGCGTGCTGACGGGCGCGCCGGTGCTGCTGAACATCGGCAGCGACGACACCCGCCGCACGGAGCGCGACGACTTCTTCATCCGCCGCATGCGCGCCATCCAGTGGACGCGCGACTGCCGCTCGCTCACGGACTGCAACGGCGCCCGGGCCTATGAGGAAGAGGCCCTGGTGGAGCTGCGCAACGCGTACGACCACGCGAAGAAGCAGACCCTCACCTTCAACTCCCGCACGGCGGGTCTGCGCCTGCGCTGGAGCCTGCGCCCGTTCGCCCCCTACTACATCCCCGTCACGCAGGTGTCCCAGCCGGAGTTCAGCTACGGGTTCGGCATCGACATCAAGCCCGTGACGGCTCCCCGCAAGGACGGCACGTATGCCCCCGGGTCGGACGTCACCTTCCAGATGACCCTGAAGGACGGCAAGGGCAAGCGCCTGCACAAGGCCGGGAGCCTCCCAACCTACAATGAGGTCGCACCTCCGGGCGCTCCCGGTAGCCCGGGCGGCATCCAGTACTATCAGGCGTTCTTCAACCCCACGACGACCTACTATCGCCGCAAGCACCAGGAACGGATGATGATGACGCAGCTCATCGGGCCGGCGCAGGACATCCAGCCCATCCGGACCATCGTCGACCTGGAGGCCTTCCTGGATGACTCGCAGGACGTGCAGACCATCGCCACCCCGGCGCGCGACGGCGTCTATGCGCAGTTCATGACCTTCCCCCCCGCCAACAAGCTGTTCGGCGGCGCCTTCTTCCCCAACGACGGCCGCTGGGACGCGCCCGTGAGCGACACCTGGACCTACACCCTGCCCGCGGACGTGAAGCCCGGCACCTACCTGGTGACCGCCAAGGCGCGCCGCAATTACCTGGGCGAGGACATTCCGGCGTCGCGCACCATCGAAATCCAGGTGGGGACGAAGACGCACACCAGCGCGGCCCTGACCACGGGTCCGTGCAACACCTGCCACAGCAAGGGCGGCGATCTGGGTGAAGTCCTCCATGCGAACGACAACCGCGCCGCGTGCGCGTCGTGTCATGCTCCGCTGGGCTTCGAACTGGAAGGGCCCATCTTCGTGCGCACGCACTTCATCCACTCGCGCTCCAACCGCTTCGACGCGCCCCTGGAGAAGTGCTCGTCCTGCCACCTGAAGCAGGAGACCACGCAGCGCACCAGCAAGGCCGCCTGCCTGTCGTGCCACAAGAGCTACCCTGAGAGCCACGTGGCGAAGTTCGGCCCCATCGAGAGCATGTACGTCGGCGGGGGCCGCGAATCGTTCCAGCAGTGCACCGGCAGTTGTCACAAGACACACCCCGGCGCCGGCTTCTAG